CGCATCGGCGCGGCGTTCGGGGCCCCGGTGCAGCTGGAAAACGACGTCAACGCCATGGCCTATGGCGAGTGGCGCCTGGGCGCCGGACGGGGGACACGGCACATGCTGTGCCTCGCTCTCGGCACCGGCGTCGGCGGTGGTCTCATCCTCGACGGCCGGCTGTACAGAGGTGCCCACGGCGCCGCCGCGGAGCTCGGCCACACGACACTCGACCTGCACGGACCCCAGTGCAGCTGTCCCAACGTCGGCTGCCTGGAGCGGCACATCGGCGCCGAGTACATCGCCACCCGGGCGCGGGAGAAGCTCGCGGCCAGCGAGCGGCCGAGCCGCCTGCGTGAGTTGCCGGCGGCGGCAATCACGCCACGCTCGATCTCCGAGGCAGCGGCAGGGGGAGACGAGCTGGCAGCGGAAGTCTGGACCGAGGTGGGGACGCTGCTCGGCCAGGGTCTGGTGAGCCTGGTGAACATCTTCGATCCGGAACGCGTGGTGATCGGCGGCGGGGTGGCGAAGGCTGGCGAGAGGCTCTTCGAGCCGGCGCGCCGGGTGGTGCGGGCCCGGGCGATGAGCCTGGCGGCGCGGACGGAGATCGTGCCGGCGGCGCTCGGAGACGACGCTGGCCTGGTGGGCGCCACGCTGCTCGCGGTCGAGCGGGCCGGAGGGGCGGCGGGCGCCACGCCGTAGAGCCGAAGCGGGGCGGGAGATTGGCGGGGAGGCGGCGCCGGCGTATGTTTGCTGCCGAAGGCATCGTTGCCGCCCTGGCCCGTTCGCTTCCCAGACCCTCCTCGCCCCAGGAGCGGCTTCCCGTGTCGTTCTGTCCGCGCCGCGCCGGCTGCTCCCTCGGAGCGCGCGCCGCCCTGCCCGCGTCCCTGGCGCGGCTCCTCATTCTCGCCCTCCTGGCCGCACCGTTTCCCGCCGCGAGGGCGGCGCCCGCGCCGCCCGACAGCTTCAACTTGACCGGCGCGCTCATGCAGTACGAGACGAAGCGCAACGTGGTGACCTTCATCGACAGCGTGATCCTCCTCTACAAAGGGGTGCGCGTGGAGAGCCAGCGCGCCGAGCGTCACGGCACGTCGACGGACTTCCACGTCTTTTTCCACCAGGACGTGAAGATCCGCGACCGCGGCGTCTTCATGCAGGGCGACGAGGGCGAGTTCGTCCAGCGGGGCAACTACGCCGAGCTCCGCGGCAAGGTCACGATCGAGGATTCGCTCGGCATCATCCGCGCCCAGCGCGTGCGCTATTACCGGGACCCACGCTTGCTGTGGCTGTGGGGCAAGGTGGATTTCCAGGACGAGAAAACCCAGGTCCGCGCCGACAGCGTGCGCTACTTCGAGGGGCGAGGTTTCGGCGAAGCTTTCGGGCACGTGGTGCTCGTCGATCGGCAGCAGAATTCCGAGGCCCGCGGCCCGCACGGTTACTACGACCGGATTTCCGGGGAAGCCTGGCTGGACCGCGAGCCGGTGCTGGTGCTGCGAGACGACGACGGCAAGGAAACCTTCGTCGATGCGGATTCGGTGCGCTACAACCTGTCGGCGCGCACCGGCCGGGTGTGGGGCAACGTGCGCATCCGGCGGGACAGCACCCTGGCTCTCGCCGATTCGGCGCGCCTCCGTCCCGATCGCAACCTCTTCGAGCTGCGCGGCCGCCCGTCGGTGCGGCGCGGGGACAGCCGCATCTCGGGGCAGGAGATCGACATCCACTACGGTGGCAAGGAGGTCGAGCAAGTGCGCGTCCGGCAGCGGGCGCTCCTGGTGCAGGTACGGACCGACACCCGTTTCGTGCCCGACAACAACCAGGTGGCGGGGGACTCGGCGGTCATCGACTTCGAGAACGGCCAGCTGCAGCGCGCCGTCGTCTCCGGGCACGGCTCCAGCACCTACGTGCCGGTGGAGACCGAGCGCAACCGCCTGGCCCTCAACGAGGCGCAGTCCGATTCCATCGTCATGCTCTTTTCCGGCGGCGACATCCAGGAGGTGCTGTTCATCGGCAACGCCTCCGGCGTCTATCGCTTCTACGAGGGCGACCTGGATTCCCTGGGCCAGAGCCGCGTCGCCCGGGTGGACACGGTGTTCGGCGTCGCCCGCGGCGACACCACCGCCTTCGACTTCCGTCAAGCGGCGGAGGTGGTGCAGTACAGCGGCGAGCGCATCCTCTACCTGACGCCGTTCAACGACCTGCACCTGGAGGGCATGGCGGAGGTGCAGTACCAGGGCCGCACCCTGCAGGCCGGGGACATCACCTTCGATGCCGACACGGAGATGCTCACGGCCCGGCAGGAACCGTTGCTCCTGGAAGGCAGCGAGCGCGTCTATGGCAGCCGCATGGGCTACGACATGGAGAGGCGCCGCGCTTTCGTGGAGGAAGGTGCCACCGAGTACGACCAGGGCTACTACCGGGGCGAGAGGTTGGTGCGCATGCCCGACGGCAACCTGCAGGTGGCGAAGGCGCGCTACACCAGCTGCGAGCTGGACCACCCGCACTACGATTTCCGCAGCAAGGAAATGAAGATCTACCTGCGCGACAAGGCGGTGGGCCGGCCGGTGCTTCTCTACCTGGGGGAAATCCCGGTGTTCTACCTGCCGTTTTTCTTCAACTCCATCGATCCTGGACGCAAGAGCGGGTTCCTGATGCCCAGGGTCGAGATCGGCCTCGGCACCTCGAGCCGCTACATTCGCGGCCTGGATTACTACTGGGCCGCCAGCAGCTACTGGGACATGCTCTTCACCAGCGCCTACAACGAGCGCGACCGGGTGAACCGCAGCACCGTGGGGAGCGTGCTGGACACGGAGCGGCAGTCACGGAACATCCAGCTCGGCGCCAACCTGCGCTACAAGCTCCGCTACCGCCTGGATGGTAACCTGGAGTACCGCCGCTCCGACGACATCGATTCGGACCTGAGCTTCATCACCATGCGCGGCAGCCACCGGCAGACGCTCAACGATCGCATGTCGCTGAACGGCACGCTCGACTACGCCAGCAACGACCGCGCGGTGCGCGCCACCAACGAGTTCGTCGACTACGACCGCGCCCGGCAGCGGCAGCTGACCTCGAGCCTCACCTTCAACCGCCGCGGCGGCTTGGCCAGCAGCACCGTCAGCCTGCAGCGCCGTCAAGTCCTCGATCCCGACAACACCCTCGCGGGCGCCTCCATCCTCAGTCAGACCCTGCCGAGCCTCCAGCTCCGCTTCCGCAGCATCCGCTTGGCGCCGCGGCCGCGGGGGGAAGGGTCGGGTTGGCAGCGGTTCATGAGCGACCTGCAGTTCGCCCCCAACCTGAATGTGACGCGCACGGTCGACGACATCCGGGTGCTGCGCTTCGTGGATGCCGCGACGGGCGAGGTGGTCACCGACACCACCGGGGTGGACTCGGTGCGCACGATCTTCAGCACCCAGTCGCTGACGCGCACCACCGCCTCGAGCGGCCTCGGCCTCACCCGGCAGAGCAGCCTGTGGTTCCTCACCCTCAACCCTTCGCTCACCTACGGCGTGACCTACACCGACGACGACCGCACGCCGCGGGCGCTTGCCGACCGCTTCCAGCAGAGCTTGAGCACCAACCTGGGGGCGTCGACGCGGCTCTACGGCATCTTCCGGCCCGGCTTCGGCGGCATCCGGGCCTTGCGGCACACGATCGAGCCGACGGCGACCTACTCCTACGCGGCGGCGCTTTCCGGTCAGGCGGCGCGGCAGGGCCTGGGACTCTCGCTGCGCAACGCGCTGGACGCCAAGGTCGCCGACGGCGACAAGGAGAAGCGGATCGACGGTCTCCTCGATTGGTCGCTCAGCACGAGCTACAACCCCGACCTCGTGCGGCGCTGGAACAACGTCAACAGCCTGCTCACCCTCAACCGCCACGGCCCGCTCCGGCTCACGGTCTCCCAGGTCATCGACCCCTACCAGCGCAAGATCGTGAGCACTTCCGTCCCCTTCAGCTTGCGCCTCGCCGGCAGCTTCGGCGGCCCGCCGGCAGAGGAGAAGGAGCGGCTGAACCGCATCGCCCGGGAGGAAGGGCCGCTCACGGCGCCGGCGGATTCGGTGCAGCCGACGGAGAACTGGGGCTTCTCGCCGAAGCCGACCGACGGCCTGGAGACGCTGACGCGGGTCGGGGAGCAGGAGGCGGGGGAGCGCCTCACCTGGGAGCTGGGCTTCTCCTACTCGTTCAACCGCGTCGCCGGTCGGAACACCACCCGCAACGTCGCAGTGGGAGCGGCGCTCAAGCCCACCCCCAAGTGGACGGTGCGCTGGCGCGCC
The sequence above is a segment of the Candidatus Krumholzibacteriia bacterium genome. Coding sequences within it:
- a CDS encoding ROK family protein, whose amino-acid sequence is MPLRFRTAGVDVGGTNLKVALLWSDGTVIAARQIPTHAEAGPEQGCRRIIETLQALAQEHGHGAEDLGAIGVDSAGLVDHEHNLVLDSPNLRGWERFPLAERIGAAFGAPVQLENDVNAMAYGEWRLGAGRGTRHMLCLALGTGVGGGLILDGRLYRGAHGAAAELGHTTLDLHGPQCSCPNVGCLERHIGAEYIATRAREKLAASERPSRLRELPAAAITPRSISEAAAGGDELAAEVWTEVGTLLGQGLVSLVNIFDPERVVIGGGVAKAGERLFEPARRVVRARAMSLAARTEIVPAALGDDAGLVGATLLAVERAGGAAGATP
- a CDS encoding putative LPS assembly protein LptD, with the protein product MSFCPRRAGCSLGARAALPASLARLLILALLAAPFPAARAAPAPPDSFNLTGALMQYETKRNVVTFIDSVILLYKGVRVESQRAERHGTSTDFHVFFHQDVKIRDRGVFMQGDEGEFVQRGNYAELRGKVTIEDSLGIIRAQRVRYYRDPRLLWLWGKVDFQDEKTQVRADSVRYFEGRGFGEAFGHVVLVDRQQNSEARGPHGYYDRISGEAWLDREPVLVLRDDDGKETFVDADSVRYNLSARTGRVWGNVRIRRDSTLALADSARLRPDRNLFELRGRPSVRRGDSRISGQEIDIHYGGKEVEQVRVRQRALLVQVRTDTRFVPDNNQVAGDSAVIDFENGQLQRAVVSGHGSSTYVPVETERNRLALNEAQSDSIVMLFSGGDIQEVLFIGNASGVYRFYEGDLDSLGQSRVARVDTVFGVARGDTTAFDFRQAAEVVQYSGERILYLTPFNDLHLEGMAEVQYQGRTLQAGDITFDADTEMLTARQEPLLLEGSERVYGSRMGYDMERRRAFVEEGATEYDQGYYRGERLVRMPDGNLQVAKARYTSCELDHPHYDFRSKEMKIYLRDKAVGRPVLLYLGEIPVFYLPFFFNSIDPGRKSGFLMPRVEIGLGTSSRYIRGLDYYWAASSYWDMLFTSAYNERDRVNRSTVGSVLDTERQSRNIQLGANLRYKLRYRLDGNLEYRRSDDIDSDLSFITMRGSHRQTLNDRMSLNGTLDYASNDRAVRATNEFVDYDRARQRQLTSSLTFNRRGGLASSTVSLQRRQVLDPDNTLAGASILSQTLPSLQLRFRSIRLAPRPRGEGSGWQRFMSDLQFAPNLNVTRTVDDIRVLRFVDAATGEVVTDTTGVDSVRTIFSTQSLTRTTASSGLGLTRQSSLWFLTLNPSLTYGVTYTDDDRTPRALADRFQQSLSTNLGASTRLYGIFRPGFGGIRALRHTIEPTATYSYAAALSGQAARQGLGLSLRNALDAKVADGDKEKRIDGLLDWSLSTSYNPDLVRRWNNVNSLLTLNRHGPLRLTVSQVIDPYQRKIVSTSVPFSLRLAGSFGGPPAEEKERLNRIAREEGPLTAPADSVQPTENWGFSPKPTDGLETLTRVGEQEAGERLTWELGFSYSFNRVAGRNTTRNVAVGAALKPTPKWTVRWRANFDTEARRWINPSLDVERDLHCWRASFSRIFNAFDDEWRYYFRIYVLRHQDELFLESGQRSFGY